One Candidatus Synechococcus calcipolaris G9 genomic window carries:
- a CDS encoding tetratricopeptide repeat protein has protein sequence MRRAHHFITASLVLSLGLTLPALAQDPNQLANLLKQGRDLVTNGNYDQALAVYRQAIQVDTRNPRIHSAIGFIHAQRGEYAEAARSYQQAINLDGQNPDFFYALGYSLGMMGENHGAAAAYRQSLRLNSRNSEAHQALAVILARIGDPQGAIQAYRHTISLQPRNWSAQKGLGLLLLRQGNTQEALQALQQAISIAPDSPSVQINLGMALLASGDSDLAWAAIDRAGQLAQRDMDLQTKIAEIAVAANETDRAIRAYRQIIALNPNQASTYMSLGNLYMDLENPRDATLNYRQVTRLSPNNPEGFHKLGLALAAQGMRRDARNAYRSALSLYRSQGDRQGEQQVRQAMRER, from the coding sequence ATGCGTCGTGCTCATCACTTCATCACTGCCTCCTTAGTCCTGAGTTTAGGGCTAACCCTCCCTGCCCTTGCCCAAGACCCCAATCAACTGGCCAACCTCCTGAAACAGGGGCGGGATCTGGTCACGAATGGAAATTATGACCAAGCTCTCGCGGTTTATCGCCAAGCCATTCAGGTAGATACTCGGAATCCCCGTATCCATTCGGCTATCGGGTTTATCCATGCCCAAAGGGGAGAATACGCCGAGGCGGCCCGCTCCTACCAACAGGCGATTAACTTGGATGGCCAAAACCCTGACTTTTTTTATGCCCTTGGCTATAGTCTGGGAATGATGGGAGAAAATCATGGAGCCGCCGCAGCCTACCGCCAATCTCTCCGTTTGAATTCCCGCAATAGTGAGGCTCACCAAGCTCTAGCCGTGATTTTAGCTCGCATTGGAGATCCCCAAGGGGCCATTCAGGCCTATCGCCACACGATTAGTCTTCAGCCGCGAAATTGGTCTGCTCAAAAAGGATTGGGCCTGCTCCTCCTCCGCCAGGGCAACACCCAAGAGGCTCTCCAAGCCTTACAACAGGCCATCTCGATAGCTCCGGATAGTCCATCGGTACAAATTAACCTAGGCATGGCTCTATTGGCCTCCGGGGATAGCGATCTCGCCTGGGCTGCCATTGATCGGGCGGGTCAACTGGCCCAACGGGATATGGATTTACAAACAAAAATCGCCGAAATTGCCGTAGCCGCCAATGAAACGGATCGAGCCATTCGCGCCTATCGGCAGATCATTGCCTTAAATCCAAATCAAGCCTCTACCTATATGAGTCTGGGCAATTTATATATGGATTTAGAAAATCCCCGGGACGCCACCTTAAACTATCGCCAGGTAACTCGCCTGAGTCCAAATAATCCGGAGGGATTTCACAAGTTGGGTTTGGCCCTAGCGGCCCAGGGGATGCGGCGGGATGCTCGAAATGCTTACCGATCTGCTCTCTCTCTCTATCGTTCCCAGGGCGATCGCCAAGGTGAACAACAGGTTAGACAGGCAATGCGGGAGCGCTAA
- a CDS encoding potassium channel family protein, whose translation MENPLPWLNIRLRVALIGLGGLLGSLIFLLLWSEGALTSPSATWTTLENAIITLIGEYPDKPKTVPGQVFQLLLFIFGTFVFGAIVGKFSSFFVTQALSQESRVKPFNDHIIICNWNEKAVAIIHQLLQANRSQPRDIVIISASEIEDQTDLGDRPNIYFVQADPTHHATLEKHRALQAKAIILLADEDTDGPDEKNALIALAVKHLEQTPGQEKDIHVIAELVKLNRHRHLKEAGVDEVISAREYSSGIIAQSALFVNMSVVYQQLLTYSDDTNEFYFLEPGKYPPQLVGMSFCAMSEWISEYSAAHPRNPILLMGIKRPSGEILLNPRTCDFTGLGRDDTLIVMAFQHIDSL comes from the coding sequence ATGGAAAATCCCTTGCCTTGGCTGAATATCCGCTTAAGGGTTGCTTTGATTGGCCTAGGGGGTCTGCTAGGGAGCTTAATTTTCTTGCTGTTGTGGAGCGAAGGAGCATTGACCTCCCCCTCAGCCACATGGACAACCCTAGAAAATGCCATTATTACGCTAATTGGAGAATACCCTGACAAGCCAAAAACTGTTCCCGGCCAGGTTTTTCAATTACTGCTATTCATTTTTGGTACGTTTGTTTTTGGGGCAATCGTCGGTAAGTTTTCTTCCTTTTTTGTGACTCAGGCCCTTTCCCAGGAGAGTCGTGTGAAACCCTTTAATGACCATATTATTATTTGCAACTGGAACGAAAAAGCCGTTGCCATTATCCATCAGTTACTCCAGGCGAATCGAAGCCAGCCTAGGGATATTGTCATTATTTCGGCTTCAGAGATTGAGGATCAAACTGACTTGGGCGATCGCCCCAATATTTATTTCGTTCAGGCGGATCCCACCCACCATGCAACCCTGGAGAAACACCGCGCCCTCCAGGCCAAGGCCATTATCTTACTGGCGGATGAAGATACCGATGGCCCGGACGAGAAAAATGCTTTGATTGCCCTAGCGGTCAAACACCTAGAGCAAACACCTGGCCAGGAAAAGGATATTCATGTTATTGCCGAGTTGGTAAAGCTGAATCGCCATCGTCACCTCAAGGAAGCGGGGGTAGATGAGGTCATTTCTGCCCGAGAGTATAGCTCAGGAATTATTGCCCAAAGTGCTTTATTTGTAAATATGTCCGTGGTCTATCAACAATTGCTCACCTACTCCGACGATACCAATGAGTTTTATTTCCTTGAACCGGGGAAGTATCCACCCCAGCTTGTGGGGATGAGCTTTTGCGCCATGAGTGAATGGATCAGTGAGTATAGTGCGGCCCATCCCCGTAATCCAATTTTGTTAATGGGGATTAAACGGCCCAGTGGTGAGATTCTCCTGAATCCAAGAACCTGTGACTTTACGGGCCTAGGGCGAGATGATACCCTTATTGTCATGGCATTTCAGCATATTGATTCCCTTTGA
- a CDS encoding segregation/condensation protein A, whose amino-acid sequence MLGSFADTAISILIDLAERGEIDPWDIQVVDVFDRCLQELAIRNQQTLSESGQTFLYAAMLILLKSDRLLDLDTNPEELDLAAEMDDWLEGEPPVPLPAQPEKHLHRRPVAPPQQRRQVTLDELIAHLKSMATQVERHKTLRPQRSRRGSRQPTSLKAITQLAHAENLTEMATEVEQLLISQDLGAEWFTFDRLLALRNDRVGVFWALLFLSSQSKVDLEQEDFYQELRIRLCQDPLKGNQYAEMP is encoded by the coding sequence ATGCTTGGCTCCTTTGCTGACACGGCGATCTCCATTTTGATCGACTTAGCCGAACGGGGCGAAATTGATCCCTGGGATATTCAGGTCGTCGATGTCTTTGATCGCTGCCTTCAGGAATTAGCTATCCGCAACCAGCAAACCCTTAGTGAATCCGGGCAGACGTTTCTATACGCAGCTATGTTGATTCTACTCAAGTCCGATCGCCTGCTTGATCTTGATACTAACCCAGAAGAACTTGATCTTGCGGCAGAGATGGATGATTGGCTGGAGGGAGAACCCCCCGTACCCCTGCCCGCCCAGCCCGAAAAACACCTCCACCGCCGTCCCGTGGCTCCACCCCAGCAACGTCGCCAAGTTACCCTTGATGAACTGATTGCCCACCTCAAAAGTATGGCAACCCAGGTGGAGCGGCATAAAACTCTCCGTCCCCAGCGATCGCGCCGAGGATCCCGCCAACCCACCTCCCTGAAAGCTATTACCCAACTGGCCCACGCCGAAAACCTCACGGAAATGGCCACGGAAGTGGAGCAGCTTTTAATCTCCCAAGACTTGGGGGCAGAATGGTTTACATTCGATCGTCTGTTAGCGTTAAGAAATGATCGAGTGGGCGTATTTTGGGCACTGCTGTTTCTCTCATCCCAGTCCAAGGTTGATCTAGAACAAGAGGACTTCTATCAAGAGTTGCGGATTCGCCTCTGCCAAGACCCCCTCAAAGGGAATCAATATGCTGAAATGCCATGA
- a CDS encoding caspase family protein, with protein MKLRRREFLQAAGILWLGSSLAQWLGSDRRSLDGIQALAATTGIKRALLIGINQYQHKGFQPLQGCLTDLELQRELLKYRFGFNPADIETLENRAATATAIETALTEYLFQDIKAGDTLVLHFSGYGMVRPDPSRSAPEPALAAVDAIAQPEGTLPLSQILSHWQPQSGSKLIIWLDSGFSPPLTPWITSLGVIPPKTMRPSPPQSPLKPPTLPAGVTLIQAGDIAAETVLDEGVSAGLLTQTLSQHLWATDPPVKIAVSLGLAADDLRRATGSESHLQLQSVNGKNYFPETSLQASAEAVIVDVNQDHKTLRLWLGGVPLGVLQAGGRARMSLSRDPGQPVIELQSATGRWGNGQYSSSTLDLTPGQGLQEVWRLLPRQLSLAIALDNHLEKIERIDAINALASLSYVTVPSGTDQPTDFIVAKNATTGGYGLQWPVGIFLANSCSPEGEAAKAAVRRLSQDFPGLLGNKILGLTVNPDSSQVGMGITLEKLTPQAQSQALSRLYTPRLLGQTPEDIKTDLALTHYDAPLTLATGEQIRYRIQNYGDRPLYLLLLAWDSSRGLVAIPWGTDSDTSPWQIMLASSLRTTVTPWTMQRPSQWLNTYVIASQSPFSQTLEALPTPTDQRPLVIAQSQAIAVATAILQDLHRESPSPDRYALDGRTWGTFCFTLRVV; from the coding sequence ATGAAATTAAGGCGACGAGAGTTCTTGCAGGCTGCTGGAATACTCTGGCTGGGTAGTTCGCTGGCCCAGTGGCTTGGTAGCGATCGCCGCAGTCTTGATGGCATCCAAGCCCTAGCGGCAACCACCGGTATAAAACGGGCCCTACTGATTGGCATTAATCAATACCAACACAAAGGTTTTCAGCCTCTCCAGGGATGCTTAACGGATTTGGAACTTCAGCGGGAATTACTCAAGTATCGCTTTGGCTTTAATCCTGCGGATATTGAGACCCTGGAAAATCGGGCCGCCACAGCCACCGCCATTGAAACGGCCTTGACGGAGTATCTTTTTCAAGATATTAAGGCGGGGGATACCCTGGTCTTACACTTTAGTGGGTATGGGATGGTGCGCCCTGACCCCAGCCGTTCCGCCCCAGAACCTGCCTTAGCTGCTGTGGATGCGATCGCCCAACCAGAGGGAACCCTTCCCCTAAGCCAGATCCTTTCCCATTGGCAACCCCAATCCGGTAGTAAGCTGATTATTTGGCTGGATAGCGGCTTCAGCCCCCCCCTAACTCCATGGATCACATCACTTGGCGTTATACCCCCCAAAACGATGCGACCCTCCCCCCCCCAATCTCCCCTGAAACCGCCTACCTTACCTGCGGGTGTCACCTTAATTCAGGCGGGGGATATCGCCGCCGAGACGGTTTTAGATGAGGGGGTATCTGCGGGGCTATTGACCCAAACCCTGAGTCAACATCTTTGGGCCACCGATCCTCCGGTTAAAATTGCTGTCAGTTTGGGCCTGGCTGCCGATGATTTACGCCGCGCCACAGGTAGTGAAAGTCATTTACAACTGCAATCGGTCAATGGTAAAAATTATTTTCCGGAAACCAGTCTCCAGGCCAGTGCTGAAGCCGTTATTGTCGATGTGAATCAGGATCATAAAACCCTGCGCCTATGGTTGGGGGGCGTTCCCCTGGGGGTGTTACAGGCGGGAGGACGGGCCCGCATGAGTTTGAGTAGGGATCCTGGGCAGCCGGTCATTGAGTTGCAATCTGCCACGGGCCGTTGGGGCAATGGCCAATATTCCAGTTCCACCTTAGACCTGACACCGGGCCAAGGGTTGCAGGAGGTGTGGCGTTTACTGCCCCGGCAATTATCCCTGGCGATCGCCCTGGATAATCATCTGGAAAAAATTGAACGCATTGATGCCATTAACGCCCTAGCCAGCCTCAGCTATGTCACCGTTCCCTCCGGTACGGATCAGCCAACGGACTTTATTGTGGCCAAAAATGCGACAACTGGGGGCTATGGCCTGCAATGGCCAGTGGGGATCTTTCTCGCCAATAGTTGTAGTCCCGAAGGTGAGGCGGCCAAGGCGGCGGTGCGGCGACTCAGCCAAGATTTTCCCGGTCTTCTAGGGAATAAGATCCTTGGACTAACGGTGAATCCAGATTCATCCCAGGTAGGGATGGGCATCACCCTGGAAAAACTCACTCCCCAAGCTCAAAGCCAAGCCCTTTCTCGCCTATATACCCCTCGATTGCTGGGGCAAACCCCGGAGGATATTAAAACCGATTTAGCCCTAACCCATTACGATGCCCCCCTTACCCTGGCCACGGGAGAGCAAATTCGTTATCGGATTCAAAACTATGGCGATCGCCCCCTCTATCTTTTGCTCTTGGCCTGGGATAGTAGCCGCGGACTGGTGGCCATCCCCTGGGGAACCGATAGCGACACTTCGCCATGGCAAATAATGTTAGCCTCCTCGTTGCGAACCACCGTGACCCCTTGGACAATGCAGCGACCTAGTCAATGGCTCAATACCTATGTCATTGCTAGTCAATCTCCCTTTAGTCAAACCCTTGAGGCCCTGCCCACCCCCACGGATCAACGTCCCCTGGTGATTGCACAAAGCCAAGCCATTGCCGTGGCAACAGCCATTCTCCAGGATTTACACCGCGAGAGTCCTAGCCCCGATCGCTATGCCCTCGATGGCCGCACCTGGGGCACCTTTTGCTTTACATTGCGTGTGGTTTAA
- a CDS encoding TIGR03279 family radical SAM protein produces MQGNQKVSVNSGIQPAVVSRVEPNSIAAELGFEPGDAIVAINGDRPRDLIDYRFFCADEYLELEVMDAQGQTHHIELEKDYDADLGLEFTTALFDGLIQCNNRCPFCFIDQQPPGKRQSLYFKDDDYRLSFLYGSYLTLTNLSNREWQRIAQLRLSPLYVSVHATEPQIRCRLLKNSRAGEILNQIAWFQEHRLQLHAQVVVCPGINDGSHLTQTLQDLAQFYNPDCPTVLSVAVVPVGLTRFRPAEDELSPVTPQIAKDVITQVRSLQSQFQRQWQTPFVWLADEWFLIAGMDLPSADHYDDYPQLSNGVGSIRLFLDEFFALGAQFPQGRASPHHFSWVVGNTVEQAFQPIVERLNQIDQLQVTMFPLNSDYWGQSMTVTGLLTGADILRGLQGKPLGDTILLPGIMLKNDQLVFLDDMTLEALEAQLGVPIQVISGGAAGLIQACLGD; encoded by the coding sequence ATTCAGGGAAACCAAAAAGTGAGCGTCAATTCTGGGATCCAGCCGGCGGTGGTGAGTCGCGTTGAACCCAATTCCATTGCGGCGGAACTGGGCTTTGAGCCTGGGGATGCCATTGTGGCGATTAATGGCGATCGCCCCCGTGATTTAATTGACTATCGTTTTTTCTGTGCCGATGAATACCTAGAACTGGAAGTGATGGATGCCCAGGGCCAGACCCACCACATTGAACTAGAAAAAGATTACGATGCCGATCTAGGCTTAGAATTTACGACAGCCCTGTTTGATGGTTTGATCCAGTGTAATAATCGCTGTCCCTTTTGTTTTATTGATCAACAACCGCCCGGTAAGCGGCAAAGCCTTTACTTCAAGGATGATGATTACCGCCTCAGTTTCCTCTACGGTAGTTATCTTACCCTCACCAACCTATCCAATCGGGAATGGCAACGGATTGCCCAATTACGTCTTTCCCCCCTCTATGTATCGGTTCATGCCACCGAACCACAAATTCGCTGCCGCCTCCTGAAAAATTCCCGTGCGGGTGAGATTCTCAACCAGATAGCTTGGTTTCAGGAGCATCGCCTCCAACTCCACGCCCAAGTCGTTGTCTGTCCTGGCATTAATGATGGCTCCCATCTGACTCAAACCCTCCAGGATTTAGCCCAGTTCTATAATCCCGATTGCCCTACGGTTCTATCGGTTGCCGTTGTTCCTGTCGGTCTCACTCGTTTTCGTCCAGCGGAGGATGAACTGAGTCCCGTCACACCCCAAATAGCTAAAGATGTCATCACCCAGGTGCGATCGCTCCAGAGTCAATTTCAACGCCAGTGGCAGACCCCCTTTGTTTGGCTTGCCGATGAATGGTTTCTGATAGCAGGCATGGACTTACCTTCCGCCGACCACTACGATGATTATCCCCAACTCAGTAACGGGGTAGGCAGCATCCGTTTATTTTTAGATGAGTTTTTTGCCCTCGGGGCCCAGTTCCCCCAGGGACGAGCATCCCCGCACCATTTCAGTTGGGTGGTGGGGAATACCGTTGAGCAGGCCTTTCAACCCATTGTGGAACGCCTCAATCAGATCGACCAGTTACAGGTGACGATGTTTCCCCTCAACAGTGACTATTGGGGGCAATCCATGACGGTAACTGGACTCCTAACGGGGGCGGATATTCTCCGAGGTCTTCAGGGAAAGCCCTTGGGAGATACTATTCTCTTGCCTGGGATCATGCTCAAAAATGATCAGCTGGTTTTCCTGGATGATATGACCCTCGAAGCCTTAGAGGCCCAATTGGGTGTTCCCATTCAGGTGATTTCTGGCGGTGCCGCGGGACTGATTCAAGCCTGCCTAGGGGATTAA